In Xanthomonas theicola, a single genomic region encodes these proteins:
- the rpoN gene encoding RNA polymerase factor sigma-54 codes for MKPTVSAQLGQQLHLTPQLLQSIRLLQLDGMQLEMEIRRALETNPLLELEEPEGVLEPVVNHDTALETAAFDELPESSMWDIPAAGWSEGEDDRMQRIAAGESTDPQLRVLQRLALELDERELEVAAFWLEHSDDAGYLDGALDTLTLLACARFDGSAAQVEAVRQQLLHGDPAGLAACDLRECLSVQLAALPGRVAGRHLAARILDGDLNLLASHDYALLARQLDAETDDVREAVRLILSLQPRPGDSLLPENLGHVIPDVVAWHSDGTWRVALNPATTHRVTVNPMHERALAEAGETAAPLREMLQEARWLTRGLSMRYETLLRTTRAIVERQAVFLVKGEEAMAPLTLKEVADAIGMHESTVSRITTGKYLQTPRGTFELKHFFAVRLDGAAVSGQAVRAMVRRLIESEPSGRPLADEAIAGLLSRQGVNVARRTVAKYREQLDIAPARERRRTKPLLARAG; via the coding sequence ATGAAGCCGACCGTCTCCGCCCAGCTAGGCCAGCAACTCCACCTGACCCCGCAATTGCTGCAATCGATCCGGTTGCTGCAACTGGACGGGATGCAATTGGAAATGGAAATCCGGCGCGCGCTGGAAACCAATCCGCTGCTGGAACTGGAAGAGCCGGAAGGCGTGCTCGAGCCGGTCGTCAACCACGACACCGCGCTGGAAACCGCCGCCTTCGACGAATTGCCCGAGTCCTCGATGTGGGACATCCCCGCCGCCGGCTGGAGCGAAGGCGAAGACGACCGCATGCAGCGCATCGCTGCCGGCGAGTCCACCGATCCGCAGCTGCGCGTGCTGCAGCGCCTGGCGCTGGAACTGGACGAACGCGAACTGGAAGTGGCCGCGTTCTGGCTGGAGCACAGCGACGATGCCGGCTACCTGGACGGCGCGCTGGACACGCTGACCCTGCTCGCCTGCGCGCGCTTCGACGGCTCCGCCGCACAGGTGGAAGCGGTGCGCCAGCAGCTGCTGCACGGCGACCCCGCCGGCTTGGCCGCGTGCGACCTGCGCGAATGCCTGAGCGTGCAGCTGGCCGCCCTGCCCGGCCGCGTCGCCGGCCGCCACCTGGCCGCGCGCATCCTCGACGGCGACCTGAACCTGCTGGCCAGCCACGACTACGCGCTGCTCGCCCGCCAGCTCGATGCCGAGACCGACGACGTGCGCGAGGCGGTGCGGCTGATCCTGTCGCTGCAGCCGCGTCCCGGCGACAGCCTGCTGCCGGAGAACCTGGGCCATGTGATCCCGGACGTGGTCGCCTGGCACAGCGACGGCACCTGGCGGGTCGCGCTGAACCCGGCCACCACCCACCGCGTCACCGTCAATCCGATGCACGAGCGCGCCCTGGCCGAGGCCGGCGAGACGGCGGCGCCGCTGCGCGAAATGCTGCAGGAAGCGCGCTGGCTGACCCGCGGCCTGTCGATGCGCTACGAGACCCTGCTGCGCACCACCCGCGCCATCGTCGAGCGCCAGGCGGTGTTCCTGGTCAAGGGCGAGGAGGCGATGGCGCCGCTGACCCTGAAGGAGGTGGCCGACGCGATCGGCATGCACGAGTCCACCGTCTCGCGCATCACCACCGGCAAGTACCTGCAGACCCCACGCGGCACCTTCGAACTGAAGCACTTTTTCGCCGTGCGTCTGGACGGCGCCGCGGTCTCGGGGCAGGCGGTGCGCGCGATGGTGCGGCGCCTGATCGAGTCCGAGCCCTCGGGGCGGCCGCTGGCCGACGAGGCGATCGCCGGGCTGCTGTCGCGACAGGGCGTGAACGTGGCCAGGCGCACCGTGGCCAAGTACCGTGAACAACTGGATATCGCCCCCGCCCGCGAACGCCGCCGCACCAAACCGCTGCTGGCCCGCGCAGGCTAA
- a CDS encoding PilZ domain-containing protein, with protein sequence MSGASDGAVHHPAEAELFHDTLSCELALPADFTLGNGSGRFGAGEALLRGLTQIEDLRSEDGTEERGELPLQLQRMDAKLDLMLVLLGRLTRQHEDALPLRPLRWSHRGLRLELGSRSGAAPGAAGLLRLQPSDWLPDHLELPVKVLAEAVAGSGFYLWLRFETLPPGLEEALERHLFRLHRRQIADSRRAAGRVPPAP encoded by the coding sequence ATGAGCGGCGCGTCCGACGGCGCCGTGCACCATCCTGCCGAAGCCGAGCTGTTCCACGACACGCTCAGCTGCGAACTGGCACTGCCGGCCGACTTCACGCTCGGCAACGGCAGCGGCCGCTTCGGCGCAGGCGAAGCGCTGCTGCGCGGCCTGACCCAGATCGAGGACCTGCGCAGCGAAGACGGTACCGAGGAACGCGGCGAGCTGCCCCTGCAGTTGCAGCGCATGGACGCCAAGCTCGACCTGATGCTGGTGCTGCTGGGCCGCCTGACCCGGCAACACGAGGATGCCCTGCCGCTACGTCCCCTGCGTTGGTCGCATCGCGGCCTGAGACTGGAACTGGGGTCGCGTTCGGGTGCCGCCCCGGGCGCGGCCGGCCTGCTGCGCCTGCAGCCCTCGGACTGGCTGCCCGACCACCTGGAACTGCCGGTCAAGGTCCTGGCCGAAGCCGTCGCCGGCAGCGGCTTCTATCTCTGGCTACGATTCGAGACACTGCCGCCCGGCCTGGAAGAAGCCCTGGAACGCCACCTGTTCCGCCTGCACCGGCGCCAGATCGCCGACAGCCGGCGCGCGGCCGGGCGGGTCCCGCCCGCGCCCTGA
- a CDS encoding SDR family NAD(P)-dependent oxidoreductase, whose translation MNTERDPFSLEGKRVLVTGASSGIGRQIAITCSQMGARIVITGRNAERLQATFDELEGEGHTQIVADLAVQEGIDRVVGASGVIDGLAHAAGMSKLAPFRMIGQAHLDATFAANTYAPMLLTRGLLAKKQIAPGGSLLFIASIASHIGPLASSAYAASKSALLGMMRSLGMEVAKQGMRANCIAPGYVRTPLLDGLQGSGGNMDSLFELTPLGMGEPEDVAYAAVFYLSDASRWITRNYFILDGGFSTPMDIYA comes from the coding sequence ATGAACACCGAGCGCGATCCATTTTCCCTGGAAGGCAAGCGCGTCCTCGTGACCGGCGCTTCATCGGGTATTGGTCGACAAATTGCCATCACTTGCTCGCAGATGGGAGCGCGGATCGTCATCACCGGGCGCAACGCGGAGAGGTTGCAAGCCACATTCGATGAGCTGGAAGGCGAAGGCCACACGCAAATCGTGGCGGATTTGGCTGTACAGGAAGGCATTGACCGCGTGGTGGGTGCCAGCGGTGTCATCGACGGTTTGGCGCATGCAGCCGGCATGTCCAAGCTAGCCCCCTTTCGCATGATTGGCCAGGCGCACCTGGATGCCACATTTGCAGCCAACACCTACGCCCCCATGCTGCTGACTCGAGGCCTGCTGGCGAAAAAACAGATCGCGCCGGGCGGCTCCCTGCTGTTCATTGCCTCGATTGCCTCGCACATAGGTCCGCTGGCCAGCAGCGCCTATGCTGCCAGCAAGAGCGCCCTGCTTGGCATGATGCGCTCGCTGGGTATGGAAGTAGCCAAGCAAGGCATGCGTGCCAACTGCATCGCACCGGGTTATGTGCGCACTCCCTTGCTGGATGGCTTGCAGGGAAGCGGCGGCAATATGGACAGCCTGTTTGAATTGACGCCACTTGGCATGGGCGAGCCAGAAGACGTGGCTTACGCAGCAGTGTTCTATCTTTCCGATGCCAGCCGCTGGATCACGCGCAACTACTTCATTCTTGATGGCGGGTTTTCTACGCCTATGGACATCTACGCATGA
- a CDS encoding response regulator, which yields MNKLSVLLVDDHEGFINAAMRHFRKLDWMEVIGSAANGLEAIERSESLRPQVVLMDLAMPEMGGLQATRLIKTQDQAPYIVIASHFDDAEHREHAMRAGADNFVSKLSYIQEVMPILEGLRTEGVPA from the coding sequence ATGAACAAACTGTCCGTGCTTCTGGTCGACGACCACGAAGGCTTCATCAACGCCGCGATGCGCCACTTCCGCAAGCTCGACTGGATGGAGGTGATCGGCAGCGCCGCCAACGGCCTGGAGGCGATCGAGCGTTCCGAGTCGCTGCGTCCGCAGGTGGTGCTGATGGACCTGGCCATGCCGGAGATGGGCGGCCTGCAGGCCACGCGCCTGATCAAGACCCAGGACCAGGCCCCGTACATCGTGATCGCCAGCCATTTCGACGATGCCGAGCACCGCGAGCACGCCATGCGCGCCGGCGCCGACAATTTCGTCAGCAAGCTGTCCTACATCCAGGAAGTGATGCCGATCCTGGAGGGCTTGCGCACAGAGGGAGTCCCGGCATGA
- a CDS encoding sigma-54 dependent transcriptional regulator gives MSESRILVIDDDAMRAERTVSLLEFMDLNPRWVTDVADVNPGRHRQSEWMAILVGGLDDQAQADAFFGWVARSALPPPVLLLDGEAQAFARRHGLHEANVWQLEAPLRHAQLEALLRRASLKRLDAEHQAGAVQDNGPTGNSAAVARLRRLIDQVAAFDTTVLVLGESGTGKEVVARAIHQQSPRRDGPFVAINCGAIPPDLLESELFGHEKGSFTGALNARKGRFEMAEGGTLLLDEIGDMSLPMQVKLLRVLQERSFERVGGNVTIRCNVRVIAATHRNLEERIAGNQFREDLFYRLNVFPIEMPALRERSDDLPALVNTIAAQLARTGRGEVRFSEEALQALRGYDWPGNVRELTNLVERLAVLHPSGLVRVQDLPARYRGDFASSIDVSAPPAPIAAADPRRAPNLVDLHVAPKALSDPPESAARAAATLPESGLDLRGHMANIELALINEALERTQGVVAHAAQLLGLRRTTLVEKLRKYGIDRDQTELAG, from the coding sequence ATGAGCGAATCGCGGATCCTGGTGATCGACGACGACGCGATGCGCGCCGAACGCACGGTCAGCCTGCTCGAGTTCATGGACCTCAACCCGCGCTGGGTGACCGACGTGGCCGACGTCAATCCCGGCCGCCACCGGCAGAGCGAATGGATGGCGATCCTGGTCGGCGGGCTCGACGACCAGGCCCAGGCTGACGCGTTCTTCGGCTGGGTCGCGCGCAGCGCGCTGCCGCCGCCGGTGCTGCTGCTCGACGGCGAGGCGCAGGCGTTCGCGCGGCGTCATGGCCTGCACGAGGCCAACGTGTGGCAACTGGAAGCGCCGCTGCGGCATGCGCAGCTGGAAGCGCTGCTGCGCCGCGCCAGCCTCAAGCGCCTGGACGCCGAACACCAGGCCGGGGCGGTGCAGGACAACGGCCCGACCGGCAACAGCGCCGCGGTCGCCCGGCTGCGGCGGCTGATCGACCAGGTCGCCGCGTTCGACACGACGGTGCTGGTGCTCGGCGAGTCGGGCACCGGCAAGGAAGTGGTCGCGCGCGCGATCCACCAGCAGTCGCCGCGCCGCGACGGCCCGTTCGTGGCGATCAACTGCGGCGCGATCCCGCCGGACCTGCTGGAAAGCGAGCTGTTCGGGCACGAGAAGGGCTCCTTCACCGGCGCGTTGAACGCGCGCAAGGGCCGCTTCGAGATGGCCGAGGGCGGCACCCTGCTGCTCGACGAGATCGGCGACATGAGCCTGCCGATGCAGGTCAAGCTGCTGCGCGTGCTGCAGGAGCGCAGCTTCGAGCGCGTCGGCGGCAACGTCACCATCCGTTGCAACGTGCGTGTGATCGCCGCCACCCACCGCAACCTGGAAGAACGCATCGCCGGCAACCAGTTCCGCGAGGATCTGTTCTACCGGCTCAACGTGTTCCCGATCGAGATGCCGGCGCTGCGCGAGCGCAGCGACGACCTGCCGGCGCTGGTCAACACCATCGCCGCGCAACTGGCACGCACCGGGCGCGGCGAAGTGCGCTTCTCCGAAGAGGCGCTGCAGGCGTTGCGCGGCTACGACTGGCCGGGCAACGTGCGCGAACTGACCAACCTGGTCGAACGCCTGGCGGTGCTGCATCCCAGCGGCCTGGTGCGGGTGCAGGACCTGCCGGCGCGCTACCGCGGCGACTTCGCCTCCTCGATCGACGTGTCGGCGCCGCCGGCGCCGATCGCCGCGGCCGATCCGCGCCGTGCGCCCAACCTGGTCGACCTGCACGTCGCGCCCAAGGCGCTCTCCGATCCGCCCGAGTCGGCCGCACGGGCCGCGGCGACGCTGCCGGAGAGCGGCCTGGACCTGCGTGGGCACATGGCCAACATCGAGCTGGCGCTGATCAACGAAGCCCTGGAGCGCACCCAGGGCGTGGTCGCGCACGCGGCGCAGCTGCTGGGCCTGCGCCGCACCACCTTGGTGGAGAAGCTGCGCAAGTACGGCATCGACCGCGACCAGACCGAACTGGCCGGCTGA
- a CDS encoding DegT/DnrJ/EryC1/StrS family aminotransferase encodes MPIPVTSPLLPPLDEFVPYLEKIWSSRILTNGGDMHRTLEKALADYLGVGHLALLTNGTLALLTALQALRVTGEVITTPYSFVATAHALLWKGIKPVFVDIDPVTLNLDPQRIEAAITPQTTAIMPVHCYGTPCDTAAIERVADTYNLKVIYDAAHAFGVKDEGGSILRHGDLSVLSFHATKVFNTFEGGAIVCPDEKTYQRISRLKNFGFVDETTVVATGINGKMNEVSAAFGLLQLSHIDRALAQRRQIDGDYRRRLARVRGVRCLAPRSPALANYASFPILIEDDFPSTRDGLHQLMRSHDVLVRRYFYPLISDFPMYRGLPSAAPAGLPVARQMAERVLCLPIYPGLSPADVDLIANLIADAGSASACAPARSRTVTTPSPAHPVEHE; translated from the coding sequence ATGCCCATTCCCGTCACCAGTCCGCTGCTGCCCCCCCTGGACGAGTTCGTGCCGTACCTGGAGAAGATCTGGAGCAGCCGCATCCTGACCAACGGCGGCGACATGCACCGGACCCTGGAGAAGGCGCTGGCGGACTACCTGGGCGTGGGACACCTGGCCTTGCTGACCAACGGCACGCTCGCCCTGCTCACCGCGCTGCAGGCCCTGCGCGTCACCGGCGAAGTGATCACCACGCCCTATTCGTTCGTCGCCACCGCGCACGCGCTGCTATGGAAAGGGATCAAGCCGGTCTTCGTCGACATCGATCCGGTCACGCTGAACCTGGACCCGCAGCGGATCGAGGCGGCGATCACCCCGCAGACCACCGCTATCATGCCGGTGCACTGCTACGGCACGCCGTGCGACACCGCCGCGATCGAACGCGTCGCCGACACCTACAACCTCAAGGTCATCTACGATGCCGCGCACGCCTTCGGGGTCAAGGACGAAGGCGGCTCGATCCTGCGCCACGGCGACCTCAGCGTGCTCAGCTTCCATGCCACCAAGGTGTTCAACACGTTCGAGGGCGGCGCCATCGTCTGCCCGGACGAAAAGACCTACCAGCGCATCAGCCGGCTGAAGAACTTCGGCTTCGTCGACGAGACCACGGTGGTGGCCACCGGCATCAACGGCAAGATGAACGAGGTGAGCGCGGCATTCGGGCTGCTGCAGCTGAGCCACATCGACCGTGCGCTGGCGCAACGCCGCCAGATCGACGGCGATTACCGGCGGCGCCTGGCGCGGGTGCGCGGCGTGCGCTGCCTGGCGCCACGCTCGCCGGCGTTGGCCAACTACGCCTCGTTCCCGATCCTGATCGAGGACGACTTCCCATCGACCCGCGACGGCCTGCATCAGTTGATGCGCAGCCACGATGTGCTCGTGCGCCGCTACTTCTATCCGCTGATCAGCGATTTCCCGATGTACCGCGGCCTGCCCTCGGCGGCCCCCGCCGGGCTGCCGGTCGCGCGCCAGATGGCCGAGCGGGTGCTGTGCCTGCCGATCTATCCGGGCCTGAGCCCTGCCGACGTGGACCTCATCGCCAACCTCATCGCCGATGCCGGCAGCGCATCGGCCTGCGCCCCCGCGCGCAGCCGCACCGTAACCACCCCCTCCCCCGCCCACCCCGTGGAGCACGAATGA
- a CDS encoding ketoacyl-ACP synthase III — protein MPTSTLHNVRFAGMATCVPRRIVSNLTDCRPQIRSERERLVRNIGIETRRMAQEWQCFSDLAFDAAQALLERLQWQREEVDALIVVTQSPDYPIPATAIILQDRLGLSHATVAFDVNLGCSAYPFGINLLGSMIAAGGVKKGLLLVGDRSANLEDPIFSDSGTATALEFSADAAPMYFDLNSDGSGYKAIILPVGGQREPVAIQHLMPFRADENDYWHRGVDLQLDGVAVLSFSTQRVPPAVQKLLDYSGVSKDEIDYFVFHQANRMINETIRKKLGLPVEKVPSTLRDFGNTSGASLPVTMTARINKELECGPKRVLLCGFGIGLSWGTAIVDVENAVFPALIEA, from the coding sequence ATGCCGACCTCCACACTGCACAACGTGCGTTTTGCCGGCATGGCGACCTGCGTGCCCAGGCGCATCGTCTCCAACCTGACCGATTGCCGGCCGCAGATCCGCTCCGAGCGCGAGCGGCTGGTGCGCAACATCGGCATCGAGACCCGGCGCATGGCGCAGGAGTGGCAGTGCTTCTCGGACCTGGCGTTCGATGCCGCACAGGCCTTGCTGGAACGGCTGCAGTGGCAGCGCGAGGAGGTCGATGCGCTGATCGTGGTGACCCAGTCGCCGGACTACCCGATCCCGGCGACCGCGATCATCCTGCAGGACCGGCTGGGCCTGTCGCATGCCACGGTCGCCTTCGACGTCAACCTGGGCTGCTCGGCCTATCCGTTCGGCATCAACCTGCTGGGCTCGATGATCGCCGCCGGCGGGGTCAAGAAGGGCCTGCTGCTGGTGGGCGACCGCAGCGCCAACCTGGAGGACCCGATCTTCTCCGATTCGGGAACCGCCACCGCGCTGGAATTCAGCGCCGACGCCGCGCCGATGTATTTCGACCTCAACAGCGACGGCAGCGGCTACAAGGCGATCATCCTGCCGGTGGGCGGCCAGCGCGAGCCGGTCGCCATCCAGCACCTGATGCCGTTCCGCGCCGACGAGAACGATTACTGGCACCGCGGTGTGGACCTGCAGCTGGACGGCGTGGCGGTGCTGAGTTTCTCCACCCAGCGGGTGCCGCCGGCGGTGCAGAAGCTGCTCGACTACAGCGGCGTGTCCAAGGACGAGATCGACTACTTCGTGTTCCACCAGGCCAACCGGATGATCAACGAGACCATCCGCAAGAAGCTCGGCCTGCCGGTGGAGAAAGTGCCTTCGACCCTGCGCGATTTCGGCAACACCAGCGGCGCCTCGTTGCCGGTGACCATGACCGCACGCATCAACAAGGAACTGGAGTGCGGCCCCAAACGGGTGCTGCTCTGCGGCTTCGGGATCGGCCTGTCCTGGGGCACGGCCATCGTGGACGTCGAGAACGCCGTCTTCCCAGCGCTGATCGAAGCATGA
- a CDS encoding acyl carrier protein, with protein sequence MSQATFIENFLSATDFQNPVEVTPETVLRELPEWDSLAALGVIVMFDMEYGKTITGEHLAAAVTVGDLYQLTEA encoded by the coding sequence ATGAGCCAAGCAACGTTTATCGAGAACTTCCTGTCGGCCACCGACTTCCAGAATCCGGTCGAGGTGACCCCGGAGACGGTGCTGCGCGAACTGCCCGAATGGGATTCGCTGGCGGCATTGGGCGTGATCGTGATGTTCGACATGGAATACGGCAAGACCATCACCGGCGAACACCTGGCCGCCGCCGTCACCGTGGGCGACCTCTACCAGTTGACCGAGGCGTAG
- a CDS encoding response regulator, translated as MRVIIVDDHTLVRAGLSRLLQTFADIDVVAEASNAQQAVDLVTLHRPDLVLMDLSLPGRSGLDALTDVLQTSPRTRVVMMSMHDDPVHVRDALDRGATGFVVKDAAPLELELALRAASANQVFLSPQISSKMIAPMLGRERPVGIAALSPRQREILRQIGRGQSNKEIASDLGISVKTVETHRARMMESLGCRRANDLVLLAARHQNELT; from the coding sequence GTGCGAGTCATCATCGTCGACGATCACACACTGGTTCGCGCCGGTCTCAGCCGGCTGTTGCAGACGTTCGCCGACATCGACGTGGTCGCCGAGGCCAGCAACGCGCAGCAGGCGGTGGACCTGGTCACCCTGCACCGCCCCGACCTGGTGCTGATGGACCTGTCGCTGCCCGGGCGCAGCGGCCTGGACGCGTTGACCGACGTGCTGCAGACCTCGCCCCGGACCCGGGTGGTGATGATGTCGATGCACGACGACCCGGTGCACGTGCGCGATGCGCTGGACCGCGGCGCCACCGGCTTCGTGGTCAAGGACGCCGCTCCGCTGGAGCTGGAACTGGCGCTGCGCGCGGCCAGCGCCAACCAGGTGTTCCTGAGCCCGCAGATCTCCTCGAAGATGATCGCGCCGATGCTCGGCCGCGAGCGCCCGGTCGGCATCGCCGCGCTGTCGCCGCGGCAGCGCGAGATCCTGCGCCAGATCGGACGCGGCCAGAGCAACAAGGAAATCGCCTCGGACCTGGGGATCAGCGTCAAGACGGTTGAGACCCACCGCGCGCGGATGATGGAGTCGCTGGGCTGCCGCCGCGCCAACGACCTGGTGCTGCTGGCCGCGCGCCACCAGAACGAACTGACCTGA